One region of Sphingomonas abietis genomic DNA includes:
- a CDS encoding winged helix-turn-helix transcriptional regulator yields MPTPTEEHGGESPRGIGTLSCAPHDTLTHLGDKWTILVLLLLAQSPGNRLRFSALKRGVTGISQRMLTLTLRMLERNGLVVRHYFAEVPPRVEYELSDLGQGMLPPLHFFAKWIGENWHAMEAARTAYDARSET; encoded by the coding sequence ATGCCGACGCCGACGGAGGAGCATGGCGGGGAATCCCCCCGCGGCATCGGCACATTGTCCTGCGCGCCACATGACACACTGACGCATCTCGGCGACAAATGGACGATCCTGGTGCTGTTGCTCTTGGCGCAGTCGCCAGGCAATCGCCTCAGATTCTCCGCGCTCAAGCGGGGCGTGACGGGCATTTCCCAACGGATGCTCACGCTGACGCTGCGGATGCTGGAGCGCAACGGCTTGGTGGTCCGTCATTATTTCGCCGAAGTGCCCCCTCGGGTCGAATATGAGCTGAGCGACTTGGGGCAAGGCATGCTCCCGCCGCTGCATTTCTTCGCCAAGTGGATCGGCGAAAACTGGCACGCCATGGAGGCGGCACGAACCGCCTACGACGCACGATCGGAGACCTGA